A window of Quercus robur chromosome 12, dhQueRobu3.1, whole genome shotgun sequence genomic DNA:
TTCATCCCCCAACATTCGAGACAAGAAGAAGTAATGCCGGTTCCACAAGGACCATGGTCACTATACAAAAGATTGCCGGGACCTAAAGGAGTACATAGAGGAATTGATACGGAAAGGAAAACTGCAGAAGTATGTGAAGAAGGGAGAATCCAGCAGGTTTAGAGACAATGATAAAAACCAGCGTAGGTTCTCGCCCAAAGATGAGGATCATACGTCTCAACGACCACAAACCGTGATCGGGAAATAATGACGATCACAGGTGGGCCATCCATGGGCGAGTTGTTCAGGTCTCTCAAGAAAGCATGTCAGAGGCAGGTGAACAACGTGCACACGACACCCCCATTTAAACAAAGACGGACGAACCAGGACATGCCATTCAGTGAAGAAGATGTTAGAGGAGTGAAGCAGCCTCACAACGACCCCCTGGTCATAATGCTCACGATAGAGGGATTCAATACCAAGAGAATCCTCGTGGACAATGGGAGCTCCGCGAACATCATCTACCTTCCCGCTTTCCAACAACTGAAGTTAGATCCAAAGAGACTACGCCTATTTGATTCCCCCCTCGTCAGTTTCAGTGGGGACAGAGTATATCCCAAAAGTATAGTAACTTTGACAGTGACGGTGGGGACCTACCCAAAGCAGTTGACACGCCAATTAGACTTCTTAGTGATAGATTGCCCCTCATCTTACAATGTGATCATTGGGAGACCCACGCTCAACCGGTGAAAGTCAGTCACGTCCACCTATTGCTTAAAGGTAAAATTCCCAATTGAGAACGGTGTCAGCGAGGTAAAAGGAGATCAAGTCCTGGCCAGGGAATGCTACCAGGCCGTGTTGGCCGCAAAGGAGAATCATACATGGATGATcaaggagaaagaaaaggataaaGTGGAGACCTTGGAGACAGTGGAACTGGTTGAAGGAGAGGCAACAAAGACGACAAGAATAAGGACGATGCTAAGTCCTGAGATGAAAACACGGCTCGTCCAGTTCCTTAAAGAAAACCTGGACGTCTTCGCCTAGACTCACGAAGACATGCCAGGCATATCTCCAAAAGTTATTCAGCATAAGCTGAACGTAGATCCGGAGAGAAAGCCTGTACAACAAAGACGACGAGTCTTCGCCCCAGAACGGAACCAAGCGATTACAAACAAGGTTAACAAACTATTATCAGCAGGCTTTATCCGAGAGGTCTACTATCCTGATTGGCTCGCGAATGTCGTCCTAGTGAAAAAAGCAAATGGgaaatggagaatgtgcgtagacttcacagacctgaACAAAGCCTGCCCGAAAGACAATTTCCCTTTACCGAGAATAGGCCAGTTAGTGGATTCTACAGCTGGGCATAAGTTACTGACATTCATGGATACtttctcagggtacaaccaAATAAGAATGGCTGAAGAAGATTAGGAGAAAACTGCTTTCATCACAAGTCAAGGGCTCTAttgctacaaggtgatgcccttcgggctgaagaatgcaagagtaACCTACCAGAGGTTAGTGAACAAGATGTTCAGTAAGCAAATTGGCAAGAATATAGAggtgtatgtggatgatatgcttgtCAAGAGTAGAGAAGAACTTGCCCACCTAGACGACCTGAAGGAGACTTTTGCCACCCTCAGACAATACCAAATGAAGTTGAATCCCAGCAAACGTGCCTTTAGCGTATCCTCGAAGAAATTCTTGGGATTTATGGTGTCCCAAAGGGGGATAGAAGCAAATCTGGAGAAGGTGCAGGCCATACTCAACATGACATCGCCCAAGACCGTCAAAGAGGTACAAAAGCTCACAGGGAGGATTGCAGCTTTCAACAAGTTCGTCTCTAGAGCAACGGACAAATGCATACCCTTCTTCAAGACCTTGAAGCAGGCCTTTGCCTGGACTGACGAATGTGAAGCAGCCTTTCAAGAACTCAAACGATACCTGAGTAATCCACCCCTCTTGAGTCCATCCAAGGAAGgggaaaatttatatttgtatttggcAGTCTCAACCACGGTCGTAAGCACAGCCCTCATTcgagaaaaggaaagaaagcaaCTCCCAGTTTACTACATCAGTCAAGCTTTCCAAGGTGCAGAAGCTAAGTACCCCAGGATTGAAAAAATTGCCTTCGCGTTAATAGTGGCCTTGCGTAAATTACAACCATACTTTTAGGCGAACCCCATCCTGGTGATGACGGATCAACCCATCAGGAAGTCCATGAACAAGCATGAAGCAGCAGGGAGAATGGTCCAGTAGGCGATTGAACTCAGCCAGTTCGATATTGAGTATCACCCCAAGACAGCCATTAAGGTGCAAGCCTTAGCGGACTTCATCACCGAGTTCACCCTTTCGGACAATGACAACTTTACCAATGAAATAGAGCGGCAAACAGTACAGACCAATAGTTCGTCAGCCCAAAGgaaggggggagtaggggtcgtcataaccaCCCCTGACAGAGAAGTGCTCAAATATGGAGTTCAACTAAAATTCCCGGCTACCAATAATGAAGCTGAGTACGAAGGAATACTGACAGGATTAAGGCTTGGTAAGGCACTCGGAGCTAAGAACTTGCTAGTCCAGAATGATTCAAAGCTCGTGATAGGGCAAATTAAGGAAGAATACGAAGCAAAGGAGGAGCGAATGCAGAGATACCTCAGACTAACGAAACATTTGACTCAGAACTTTGATAATGTAGAATTTATACAGATTCCCAGAAGCCAAAACATGGTAGTAGACGAAGTTGCGAAGCTAGCCTCGTTGGAAGAAGGAGCGATGAGCATGGGCCTGATGACGGAGGTCCAGAAACGCCCCAACATTGAAGAGATCGCCACTTTCGCAATCCAGAGCGTAGGTAGCTGGATTACATCAATCATATCCTTTCTTCAGGATAGGCATTTCCTTCACAATGTCGAGGAAGCCAGAAAGATCAGGAGGAGAGTAGCCAAATTCACGATTCTTAACGACACactatacaagagaggtttttccatgccttacttgaagtgtgttgatgaagaagaagccAAATATATTCTAGAAGATATCCATGAaggagtttgcagaaaccatgCAGCCCTAAATTGCtggtaaataaaattatcaGAACAAGTTATTTCTGGCCCACAATGTAGATAGATGCAAGGGAGGTCTTCAAGAGGTGTGACAAGTGCCAAAGGTTTGGGAACGTCCAACGCCTTCCAACGGAAAGACTAACTACAATATCTTCCCCATGGCCCTTTACACAATGGGGAATTGATATCGTTGGCCCACTGCCTCAAGGTAAAGGACATGTAAAATTCCTTTTAGTCGCCATTAATTATTTCACAAAGTGGGTCGAAGCAGAGGCGCTAACAACCATCACTAGAGCCAGGATCCAGAACTTTGTGTGAAAAAACATAATCTGCAGGTTCAAGATTCCACGAACGATCATATCAGATAATGGGCAGTAGTACGATAATCAAAGCTTCAGGGATTTCTATTTAGGCGTAGGGATCAAGAACCAGTTCTCATCCCCGAGACATCCACAGGCAAACGAACAGACGGAGGTAATGAATTGGACACTGCTCAAGATAATCAAGGCCAAGTTAGAGGATGCAAAAGATGCCTGGCTGGAAGAATTGCCCAGCATCTTGTGGGCCTATAGGACCACGGCAAGAACCCTTacaggagaaacccccttcCGACTCACCTACAGTACTGAGGCAGTAATCCCAGTTGAGATGGGAATAACTAGCACCAGGCGAGAAATGTTCCATGAGAAAGATAATGACGACCAGCTACGAGTCAACCTAGATTGCTTAGACGaagtgagagagaaaacctTTGACAAGATGACGAAGTACCAATAGAAGATGGCTGAGTATTACAACAAAAGGGTGAAGCTCAGACGATTCGACATAGGAGACCTCCTCCTGTGCAAGGTCACCCCAGCAACCAGAGACCCTACCcaaggaaaactcggccccacatgggaaggaccctaccgGGTCGTCAGTTATTCCCGACAAGGCAGCTATCACCTAGAAACCATGGATGGGCAGAGGCTTCCAcgaccatggaacattgagcactTGAAGAAATACCACCAATAGATGTAATAGACAATTGTATTTATTCTtgatagaaataaaaaagactatTCGGCCAATGTTTTAGTGCAAGCAGATccagtaaaaaataaaaataaataaaataaaaaataaaataaaaaggctaagtaacaagattccaccttgacggatgtaagttactgacaaaGCCATAAGCATGAtaagatcccttaaatgggtataagtcacaaaaattttggcaaagtaacaagattccgccttgacggatgtaagttaccgacgaaGCCATAAGcatgacaagatcccttaaatgggtgtaagtcacaaaaattttggcaaagtaacaagattccaccTTGACAAATGTAAGTTACTAAAGAAGCCACAAAcatgacaagatcccttaaatgggtgtaagtcacaaaaattTTGGCAAAGTA
This region includes:
- the LOC126710121 gene encoding uncharacterized protein LOC126710121 — encoded protein: MPFGLKNARVTYQRLVNKMFSKQIGKNIEVYVDDMLVKSREELAHLDDLKETFATLRQYQMKLNPSKRAFSVSSKKFLGFMVSQRGIEANLEKVQAILNMTSPKTVKEVQKLTGRIAAFNKFVSRATDKCIPFFKTLKQAFAWTDECEAAFQELKRYLSNPPLLSPSKEGENLYLYLAVSTTVVSTALIREKERKQLPVYYISQAFQGAEAKYPRIEKIAFALIVALPIKVQALADFITEFTLSDNDNFTNEIERQTVQTNSSSAQRKGGVGVVITTPDREVLKYGVQLKFPATNNEAEYEGILTGLRLGKALGAKNLLVQNDSKLVIGQIKEEYEAKEERMQRYLRLTKHLTQNFDNVEFIQIPRSQNMVVDEVAKLASLEEGAMSMGLMTEVQKRPNIEEIATFAIQSVGSWITSIISFLQDRHFLHNVEEARKIRRRVAKFTILNDTLYKRGIKNQFSSPRHPQANEQTEVMNWTLLKIIKAKLEDAKDAWLEELPSILWAYRTTARTLTGETPFRLTYSTEAVIPVEMGITSTRREMFHEKDNDDQLRVNLDCLDEVREKTFDKMTKYQ